Proteins encoded by one window of Candidatus Obscuribacterales bacterium:
- the minD gene encoding septum site-determining protein MinD, whose amino-acid sequence MSGKVIVITSGKGGVGKTTASANIGTALAQTGASVVLVDMDIGLRNLDILMGLENRVVYNLVDVIEERCKLRQAFVKDKRMPNLCLLPAAQTRDKSAVNAEQMKALTTELKSLFDFVLIDCPAGIESGFQNAIAGAEEAIIITTPEMSAVRDADRVIGLLEARKEEIKEHRLVINRLRPSMVKTNDMMSVDDVLEILSVKLLGVIPEDEEIIVSTNRGEPVAGTENQRAGLAYRNIARRLKGEDVPIMDLQSLDENWMNKIVKFFTPAARA is encoded by the coding sequence ATGAGCGGCAAAGTAATAGTAATCACCTCAGGTAAGGGCGGTGTCGGCAAGACTACTGCCTCTGCAAACATCGGTACAGCTCTTGCGCAAACAGGCGCATCGGTTGTGTTGGTGGACATGGATATCGGGTTGCGCAACCTCGATATTCTCATGGGCCTGGAAAATCGCGTCGTCTACAACCTCGTCGATGTAATCGAAGAGCGTTGCAAACTGCGCCAAGCTTTTGTCAAAGACAAGCGTATGCCGAATCTTTGCCTCTTGCCCGCTGCACAAACTCGCGATAAGTCTGCAGTCAATGCTGAACAAATGAAAGCTTTGACGACTGAACTTAAGAGCTTGTTTGATTTCGTTTTGATTGATTGTCCAGCTGGTATCGAAAGTGGTTTCCAAAACGCCATCGCCGGAGCCGAAGAAGCAATCATCATCACGACTCCTGAAATGTCGGCTGTCCGCGATGCTGACCGCGTAATAGGACTTCTCGAAGCACGCAAGGAAGAGATTAAAGAACATCGCCTCGTTATCAACCGCCTGCGTCCGTCAATGGTGAAGACCAACGACATGATGAGCGTAGATGACGTTCTAGAAATCCTCTCCGTCAAACTCCTCGGGGTTATTCCGGAAGACGAAGAAATTATCGTCTCCACCAACCGTGGCGAACCAGTTGCCGGAACTGAAAACCAGCGTGCCGGATTGGCTTACAGAAATATCGCTCGCCGCCTCAAGGGCGAAGACGTGCCTATCATGGACCTCCAGTCTCTTGATGAAAACTGGATGAACAAGATAGTCAAGTTCTTCACACCTGCGGCTCGCGCTTAA
- a CDS encoding amino acid permease — protein MAMEFTSEEALLAEADGQGHFKRALGLVDSTAVVVGSMIGSGIFIVSADIARQMGSPFWLLMCWLAAGVLTIMGALCYSELAAMFPKAGGQYVFLRQAYGPLAAFLYGWTLFAVIQCGTIAAVAVAFAKFTGVFIPYFSNTNVILQVANWKFTTAQALGVLVIALHTFINCRGIHTAKMIQTVFTVTKVGALFGLIALGLLAFNNYHGLEVNLANFWQAVDLKGNQLTGIHFLGVMAVAMVGSLFSCDAWNNITFASEEVKDPEKNLPKSLALGTLLVTLIYVLTNVVYLLLLPLHGDPNGTDVVSRGIQFALEDRVGTAAASMIFGSPAVMIMAGAIMISTFGCLNGLILAGSRAYYAMARDGLFFKKVAELSPKSNVPVFGLLLQGIWAAILTTSGTYGNLLDYVVFAALAFYVLTVAAVIVLRAKDGGRNRPYKTPLYPALPILYVVLAVSIMVGQICLSPQYTGAGLLLILSGLPAYWFWHGRSKKAA, from the coding sequence ATGGCAATGGAGTTCACAAGCGAGGAAGCCCTACTGGCGGAAGCTGACGGTCAAGGTCACTTCAAGCGAGCATTGGGTCTTGTTGATTCCACGGCTGTTGTTGTTGGTTCAATGATTGGTTCAGGAATTTTCATTGTGTCGGCTGATATTGCCAGGCAAATGGGCTCGCCTTTCTGGCTTCTTATGTGCTGGCTGGCTGCCGGTGTTCTAACCATCATGGGTGCACTGTGCTACAGCGAGCTGGCTGCTATGTTTCCTAAAGCCGGCGGACAATATGTGTTTTTGCGTCAAGCCTATGGACCATTGGCTGCATTCTTATATGGATGGACACTATTTGCCGTAATTCAATGCGGCACAATTGCTGCAGTAGCTGTTGCCTTCGCCAAATTTACCGGTGTGTTCATTCCATATTTTTCGAACACAAACGTAATTCTGCAAGTCGCTAATTGGAAATTCACCACCGCTCAAGCACTAGGTGTTCTAGTTATTGCTCTGCATACATTTATCAATTGCCGCGGTATTCATACTGCCAAAATGATTCAGACTGTATTCACAGTCACAAAAGTTGGAGCATTGTTCGGACTTATTGCTTTAGGCTTGCTCGCATTCAATAACTATCATGGACTTGAAGTTAATCTCGCTAATTTCTGGCAAGCAGTTGATTTGAAAGGTAATCAACTAACAGGCATTCACTTCTTGGGCGTGATGGCTGTGGCGATGGTCGGTTCACTTTTCTCCTGTGACGCGTGGAACAACATCACATTTGCCAGTGAAGAAGTAAAAGACCCGGAAAAGAATTTGCCCAAGTCTCTAGCGCTAGGAACATTGCTTGTCACACTAATTTATGTTTTGACAAACGTTGTCTATTTGCTTTTGTTGCCTTTGCACGGTGATCCAAATGGCACTGATGTCGTAAGTCGCGGCATTCAGTTTGCATTAGAAGACCGTGTAGGAACCGCAGCTGCCAGCATGATTTTTGGATCGCCTGCCGTGATGATTATGGCAGGTGCCATTATGATCTCCACATTCGGTTGTTTGAATGGACTCATTCTTGCCGGCTCGCGTGCTTATTACGCAATGGCTCGCGATGGACTGTTCTTCAAGAAAGTTGCCGAACTAAGTCCTAAATCCAATGTGCCTGTATTTGGTCTATTGCTGCAAGGCATCTGGGCAGCTATTCTGACCACATCTGGCACTTACGGTAATCTGCTCGATTACGTTGTATTTGCCGCGTTGGCATTCTATGTGCTCACGGTTGCAGCGGTAATTGTGCTGCGTGCGAAAGACGGAGGGCGCAATCGTCCGTATAAGACACCTCTGTATCCTGCACTTCCGATACTCTACGTAGTTCTTGCAGTATCAATTATGGTCGGACAAATTTGTTTGTCGCCGCAATATACAGGTGCGGGTCTGCTTCTAATTCTTTCCGGACTTCCTGCTTATTGGTTCTGGCACGGACGCTCGAAGAAAGCAGCTTAA
- the meaB gene encoding methylmalonyl Co-A mutase-associated GTPase MeaB, protein METITKDLLSGNRRALARALSIVEDGGPQATELVRSLFSHAGRAHLIGITGSPGVGKSTLVDALIAAIRRSGLRVGVLAVDPSSPFTGGAILGDRIRMQEHTMDKDVFIRSMANRGHAGGTALATYDAVRMMEASGYDVVIIETVGVGQSELAIAETADTTILVLMPSSGDDIQAIKSGIMEIGDIFVVNKADLPGSDKTASEIMASLELSHFKDDWRPPVVSAVAETGQGIDKVWEAVQKHKLFLESSGQLMDRRKHKVQTELTELVAAIARENLKQSLKDSPRVNDLLSTVLNHKLDPHSAANKLIEELFGKK, encoded by the coding sequence TTGGAAACGATAACCAAAGACCTTTTGTCAGGCAACCGCAGAGCGCTGGCACGCGCCTTGAGTATTGTCGAGGACGGCGGACCGCAAGCAACAGAACTCGTGCGCAGTCTCTTTTCGCACGCCGGTCGCGCGCATCTTATTGGTATTACCGGTTCACCTGGCGTTGGAAAATCCACTCTGGTCGATGCATTGATTGCCGCCATTCGTCGCTCAGGACTTCGTGTAGGCGTCTTAGCAGTTGATCCAAGCTCACCTTTTACAGGTGGAGCAATTCTGGGCGATCGTATTCGCATGCAAGAACACACGATGGACAAAGATGTCTTCATCCGCTCGATGGCCAATAGAGGCCATGCCGGTGGAACAGCACTTGCAACATACGACGCAGTGCGCATGATGGAAGCATCGGGCTACGACGTAGTAATTATTGAAACAGTTGGTGTAGGTCAATCTGAACTCGCCATTGCAGAAACAGCAGACACGACAATTCTTGTTTTGATGCCGTCTTCAGGTGATGACATTCAAGCCATTAAGTCAGGCATTATGGAAATTGGCGATATTTTTGTCGTCAATAAAGCTGATTTGCCTGGGTCCGACAAAACCGCCAGCGAAATTATGGCGTCTCTCGAATTGAGTCACTTTAAAGACGACTGGCGTCCGCCTGTGGTTTCAGCTGTAGCAGAAACAGGTCAGGGAATAGACAAGGTCTGGGAAGCAGTACAAAAACACAAGCTCTTCCTGGAATCCAGTGGACAACTGATGGACAGGCGCAAGCATAAAGTGCAAACTGAGCTTACTGAGTTAGTCGCTGCAATTGCCCGCGAAAATCTCAAACAATCACTTAAAGACAGCCCACGCGTGAATGACCTATTAAGTACGGTCTTGAATCACAAGCTTGACCCGCATTCAGCAGCAAACAAACTAATTGAAGAATTGTTCGGCAAAAAATAG
- a CDS encoding amidohydrolase family protein, with protein sequence MADLAIKGGEVLTLLAHERTNLFVKGDRISALRGHCEGDWQVLDASGMIITPGLFDLQVNGDPDCNLWADPSNEDIRKLGCNLLKHGVTSYLPTLITDEVGHLKKNMRQLSEYGLGVDKAKADAASMLGLHLEGPFLSPEKPGVHPPKHLLPLTASAANNLVNGSKVSLMTLAPELENNGESIKTLIGKGVRVALGHSNATFEEAQKAFDAGVKLMTHTFNALPAVKHRGPGAVVAAMLNDSVTCCVIADGLHVDPPVVKLLMRVKGVDKIILVSDAAHIGTAGGGLVGSSITLDQAVKNVVDWGVASFAEAITMASYNPARAMGFDEIGELAPGKIADIVLWDRETLTVKHVVKSGQVIF encoded by the coding sequence ATGGCAGATTTGGCAATTAAGGGTGGAGAGGTCTTAACCTTGCTCGCCCATGAGCGAACCAACCTCTTTGTTAAAGGCGACAGAATTAGTGCCCTGAGAGGGCATTGCGAGGGCGACTGGCAGGTTTTAGACGCTTCCGGCATGATTATTACCCCGGGTCTATTTGACCTTCAAGTTAACGGCGATCCTGACTGCAACCTATGGGCCGACCCTTCTAATGAGGACATTAGAAAGCTTGGCTGTAATTTACTTAAACATGGCGTTACCAGCTATTTGCCGACCTTAATAACCGACGAAGTCGGTCACTTAAAGAAAAACATGCGCCAATTATCAGAATATGGATTGGGTGTCGACAAGGCAAAAGCCGACGCAGCCTCAATGTTGGGATTGCATCTGGAAGGGCCGTTTCTCTCTCCGGAAAAACCAGGAGTGCATCCTCCAAAGCATCTTTTGCCTCTGACAGCTTCGGCCGCAAATAACCTGGTCAATGGCAGCAAAGTCAGCTTAATGACCCTGGCTCCGGAGCTGGAAAATAACGGCGAATCAATTAAGACTTTGATTGGCAAAGGAGTACGCGTCGCATTGGGACATTCAAATGCCACATTTGAAGAAGCACAAAAGGCATTTGATGCGGGTGTGAAATTGATGACACACACATTCAATGCTTTGCCTGCTGTCAAACATCGCGGACCTGGTGCTGTAGTTGCGGCAATGCTCAACGATAGTGTCACTTGTTGCGTAATTGCTGACGGACTGCATGTAGATCCACCTGTGGTGAAATTGCTTATGCGCGTGAAGGGAGTGGACAAGATAATACTTGTCAGTGACGCTGCCCACATAGGCACAGCAGGCGGGGGACTTGTCGGTTCTTCCATTACGCTTGATCAAGCTGTAAAAAATGTAGTTGACTGGGGTGTGGCAAGTTTTGCCGAAGCGATTACCATGGCTTCTTACAATCCGGCGCGAGCAATGGGTTTTGATGAAATTGGTGAACTTGCTCCAGGCAAAATTGCCGACATTGTTTTGTGGGATCGCGAGACATTAACTGTTAAACACGTTGTGAAGTCAGGACAGGTTATCTTTTAA
- the rodA gene encoding rod shape-determining protein RodA, which translates to MNTTQQQYDPSFMLRSLFRLLSEMDWWLLSVTAFLTTIGLMTLAHTQLAISFFDKQVAFVWAGLVFLIICWRVPYFVWTQKAVVPVLYGINLGLLLAVMLKGHTALGAQRWLAIGPITLQPSELAKPVVIFTLAAWLGRRPIRGFFDCFKALALIVPPALLVFKQPDLGTSLTFGAIYLGMCFWAGATATDILVLLSPLLSLIFNALNVQWWVAYLVVLGAILLFTWRPRNWSWLIRIAMVLVVLVANAGLGEVRPHLWGMLKDYQQKRLTSFLNPYADPRGSGYHILQSLIAIGSGGVAGQGLGKGNQSQGAFIPERQTDFIFSVIGEEMGFKISALIIAAYAIICLRALKIAYQSREEPIGSLIAIGIMSMFLFHVFLNIGMTMGIMPVAGVPLPFLSYGGTALLVDLSAIGILQSIRFLNPPPRQDVWR; encoded by the coding sequence TTGAACACGACTCAGCAGCAATACGATCCGTCCTTCATGTTGCGGAGTTTGTTCCGGCTCCTTTCCGAAATGGATTGGTGGCTACTATCTGTTACTGCGTTTCTGACGACTATCGGCTTAATGACGCTGGCTCATACCCAGTTAGCCATTAGCTTCTTTGATAAGCAAGTTGCCTTCGTCTGGGCCGGCTTGGTGTTTCTCATCATCTGCTGGCGAGTTCCATATTTTGTATGGACGCAGAAAGCTGTCGTACCTGTTTTGTACGGCATCAACTTAGGCCTTTTGCTCGCGGTTATGCTCAAGGGGCATACAGCACTAGGTGCACAGCGTTGGTTGGCGATTGGTCCTATTACCTTGCAGCCATCGGAGTTAGCAAAGCCTGTCGTTATCTTCACGTTGGCAGCTTGGTTGGGTCGCCGGCCAATTCGCGGCTTCTTCGATTGCTTCAAAGCACTCGCCTTGATCGTACCGCCGGCACTTCTCGTATTTAAGCAACCCGACTTAGGCACCTCGCTCACTTTCGGAGCCATCTATTTAGGAATGTGCTTCTGGGCAGGAGCTACTGCCACAGATATTTTGGTTCTGCTCAGTCCGCTGTTGAGTTTGATTTTCAATGCACTGAATGTTCAATGGTGGGTTGCCTATTTGGTTGTATTGGGAGCGATATTACTCTTCACCTGGAGACCCCGTAATTGGTCATGGCTCATTCGTATCGCCATGGTTCTCGTTGTCCTTGTAGCTAACGCCGGACTTGGAGAAGTACGACCACACCTATGGGGAATGTTGAAAGACTATCAACAGAAGCGACTAACCTCGTTCTTGAATCCATACGCAGATCCTCGCGGGTCCGGTTATCACATCCTGCAAAGTCTAATTGCAATAGGCTCCGGTGGAGTTGCCGGACAAGGCTTAGGCAAAGGAAATCAAAGCCAGGGTGCTTTCATTCCAGAGCGTCAAACTGACTTCATTTTCTCCGTAATAGGCGAGGAAATGGGCTTCAAAATTTCCGCATTGATCATTGCCGCATATGCCATCATCTGCTTGCGCGCGTTAAAAATCGCCTATCAATCACGAGAAGAACCAATTGGCAGTCTAATCGCGATTGGTATCATGTCGATGTTTCTATTCCACGTCTTCTTAAACATAGGTATGACGATGGGAATCATGCCTGTAGCCGGTGTGCCGCTGCCATTTCTCAGTTATGGGGGAACGGCTCTGCTAGTGGATTTGAGCGCGATAGGAATTCTTCAGTCAATTCGATTTTTAAATCCGCCACCACGACAAGATGTTTGGCGTTAA
- a CDS encoding MgtC/SapB family protein has product MGFFEQIGSLISYEWVVWFPLKLFLAFFLGALLGAERTTRQPVAGVRTHMILSASSCLISACGADLIHGAAIGSGDATRLAGQILAGIGFIGAGVIISRGVGVMTTAATIFFAAGLGIACGLGFFGFAIISTLTIIVGLRISEHMFPQEELPGKDLRVCCPNDKFDTVKLLFPANVRLNSVVKHTDRLEMNLHFSDLSWAELDKLLRSIIDNPDVLSIQLLGEKSGL; this is encoded by the coding sequence GTGGGATTCTTTGAGCAAATAGGTTCATTAATTAGCTACGAGTGGGTGGTCTGGTTCCCTCTAAAGCTGTTCCTGGCTTTCTTTTTGGGCGCTCTGCTCGGTGCGGAGCGGACAACAAGACAGCCTGTGGCCGGTGTGCGTACGCACATGATTTTATCTGCCAGCTCGTGTCTGATATCAGCTTGCGGCGCGGATTTGATTCATGGCGCTGCAATTGGTTCAGGTGACGCCACGCGTCTTGCCGGTCAAATTCTTGCCGGTATTGGTTTCATTGGAGCCGGCGTAATCATCAGTCGCGGTGTCGGTGTGATGACGACAGCTGCGACAATATTTTTTGCAGCTGGTCTGGGCATTGCATGCGGACTTGGATTTTTTGGTTTTGCCATTATCTCAACGCTCACAATCATCGTCGGTCTGCGAATTTCAGAACACATGTTTCCGCAGGAAGAATTACCCGGCAAAGACTTGAGAGTGTGCTGCCCCAATGACAAATTCGATACGGTAAAACTTCTATTTCCTGCTAATGTCCGTCTTAATTCCGTCGTAAAACATACAGATCGCCTTGAGATGAATTTACACTTCAGTGACCTTAGTTGGGCTGAATTGGACAAGTTGCTGAGATCTATCATCGACAATCCGGATGTGTTGTCGATTCAATTGCTTGGCGAAAAGAGTGGGCTTTAA
- the minE gene encoding cell division topological specificity factor MinE: MQVLNWFFRSKNEPATARTRAKDRMRLMLIHDRLELPADRLASLEEELIAVVGRYFEVDRQTTRFDLQQYERRAALIANFPLVRSKS; encoded by the coding sequence ATGCAAGTTCTCAATTGGTTTTTCCGTAGTAAAAACGAACCAGCAACAGCCCGCACACGTGCAAAAGACCGCATGCGTCTCATGCTCATCCATGACCGCCTGGAGTTGCCCGCAGATCGCTTGGCATCCCTGGAAGAGGAACTTATTGCCGTAGTTGGCCGTTATTTTGAAGTTGACCGTCAAACTACCCGCTTCGATCTGCAACAATATGAGCGGAGGGCAGCATTAATTGCTAACTTCCCTCTAGTTAGATCCAAGAGCTAG
- the minC gene encoding septum site-determining protein MinC, protein MSKSAIISQPDQGVLVDISGCVDIEEAREHLVSSLEVSSQLPPGTKIDLKLGAILLSEADVDQVVGLAQQNGVTFNQVYATNNETKAALQSRKLNVAKRVAASLSALIADAALMEAAEAEKAAAETTTEPVAETKAAPAESSYAGPGCEETAATSTAKVEAPQIPQVLYLKQNLRSGQSVTHKGHLVIFGDVNPGAEVVAEGDITVWGALRGIAHAGSNGNDKAEIRALRLHPIQLRIAHSIARSPDKPKSGALVPETARVVNGQIRIQANIPE, encoded by the coding sequence ATGTCGAAAAGTGCAATTATTAGCCAACCGGATCAAGGTGTTTTAGTTGATATCAGCGGCTGCGTGGATATCGAAGAGGCCAGAGAGCATTTGGTTTCTTCGCTTGAAGTATCCAGCCAGTTGCCACCTGGTACAAAAATCGATCTCAAACTGGGCGCCATTCTTTTGAGCGAAGCAGATGTTGACCAAGTTGTTGGTCTAGCTCAACAAAATGGTGTCACTTTCAACCAAGTGTATGCCACCAACAATGAAACAAAAGCCGCTCTGCAATCACGCAAGCTCAATGTTGCTAAAAGAGTTGCCGCAAGTCTAAGCGCACTCATTGCTGATGCTGCCCTAATGGAAGCTGCCGAAGCAGAAAAAGCAGCAGCTGAGACAACTACTGAACCAGTTGCAGAAACAAAAGCCGCACCAGCTGAATCAAGTTACGCTGGTCCTGGTTGCGAGGAAACAGCTGCAACATCGACTGCTAAAGTTGAGGCTCCACAGATTCCACAAGTTCTCTACCTAAAGCAAAACTTGCGCTCCGGTCAGTCGGTTACACACAAAGGTCATTTAGTTATCTTTGGTGATGTAAATCCTGGCGCTGAAGTTGTTGCTGAAGGTGATATCACCGTATGGGGTGCATTGCGTGGTATTGCTCATGCCGGATCGAACGGCAATGACAAAGCGGAAATTCGCGCCTTGCGTTTGCACCCGATTCAATTGCGTATTGCCCATTCAATCGCCAGAAGTCCTGATAAACCAAAATCCGGCGCACTGGTTCCTGAAACAGCCAGAGTAGTGAATGGTCAAATCCGCATTCAAGCAAATATTCCTGAGTAA